The stretch of DNA GAAATAAGCAGAGCTGGAACCTGGATGTTCTTGCGTGTCATACTGTCTGAACCACCTCTATTCAGTCCACTTCCAGTAGGCACTGATTACTGggtcattattttgttttatcattaGTAGTGGCATTAAGTGTGTACCTACGCTACTCCCTTTCGTAAACACTGTCATTGCTCCGGACCAACTTGGTCAAAATCAACTAGTTGGACTGGCATTTAAGAGGCTTATAATGAGGCATCGGAATCCACCACCCACACATACCACTACCATCTTCTTACCCGTCTCTGATGCGCCTGTATCCTCAACACAGGCTAATCCTTGTTAGTCTCGGATGGTCACGTGCCCTCCCTCTCCCGGCCTGGTTTCCTTCGCCCTTTACAAGATCTGGATCGCAAACGCCCCTGGGGCACGGACTCATTTTCTGAGGACAGTCTTTGGCCAGATACCCCCAGGGACAAGCATCCTGTTGAAGGAATGGCCGCAGAGCTGGAGGAATACCAGGGTAGCCCGCAACTACTCAGAATCTGGGGCTTGCTCGGAGGTTTGCCTAAGCCTGGCACCAGCAGAGGATGCAACAGCACAGGCAGCGGAAGAACCATGGGAACGGAGGTGGAGGGTTGATCTCAGGAAGCCATCCTGCCCCCTGCGCAGAGGCCTGGTGTGGTCTTGTACCTGGGGAACCTCTTACCCCGCTCGCCTTTGAAGCTCCTGCCCCTCGTCCCTGCCCCTAGAGGCGGGTGGGTCCAGTTCCTCCACCCTTCCTCTTTGGCCCCACCCGTGCCTGCCCGCTGAAGCTGGGGGCTGCCCCCTCTCTGGTTCCCCGCCTTCACACCTGAGGCTCATTGGCCTGGTTCATCCCTGCCTCCCCCGCCAAGGTTCGCTGGCCCCGCCCTCAGGATCGCTAGCCCCGCCCCACACGGGCCCCCATCCCACTTAAGGAGGTTGAGTAGCTGGGAAGCGCCACGTGTGCCTTGAGGTTTGTCCGAGGTCCAGCTTTGCAATGGCAGCGGAGGCTTCTCCGCCCCTCGGGTCACCCCCATCCTGCCTGTCGTTCCAGAGGCCCGGCATTTATGAGGATGAGAAGGGGAGGACCTGGATGACCGTGGTCTTACGAATCAATCCCTCCCACCAAGTCCTGGGCAGGAACTCCCCGGGCAGCACAGTGAGTCCTGGGACCCGAGGGGAGGCAGCAGAAGGGCGGTGTATGAACTCCAGTCCCTAGGGGCTGGCACATTCTGCAATAGCGCCTGCCTGGGGTAGAAGTAAGAGGATGTGTTTCTCCCTTGCTCTAGAAAACTTGGTCTGTGTGGGGTCTAAGCATGCTTAGACCTGCCGGGAGGAGCTCCATGCATGAGCTTATCTACTGGAAATGATGCGGTCCTCTTTGGGGAGGTAGCTCAGATCCTAGTCTGGCCCTAGAGCATGCGGAAAAGGCTTCACAGGTGTGGCGGCTATTCAGTTGGGCTCTgtaggatgagtaggagttctcCGGGATTGGAAAAGAGACCGGACCAGCCCAAGCAAAAGCTTTGCAATCTAAAGGCAGCAGGTGGGCCAACTGTGTAAAATTGCCTTCCGCCCCTAATCTACAAAACGGGAATAATCAACTTCTGTGGCAAGGgtgtcacagacccagctcaccAACTGAGGGGCCCCCCGTGAGCATTTGAAAGGTAACGTATTCCAGAACCCCACCTTGGCAATTGACTCAGGAGGCTTAGGTGGAGTCTAAGACCCTTTACGTTGTAAAAGCAACCCAGGTGATAAGAATAATCAGTTGGGTTGGAAACAGCTGCCCTGAAGTAGGATTTTGGATCACAGCCTATCTTTGAGTGCTAAAATATAAATAGTTCAAGGTAATACAGTAAACACTCATCCAGGTATTAAATAAACAATTCACTGTCATTTAAACAATAGAACACATTTCCTAGCAATCTTTGAATAGGTTTTCcctttccagaaattttttttttttttttttttggctttttgccattttcttgggctgctcccatggcatatggaggttcccaggctaggggtctaatcagagctgtagccaccagcctacaccagggccacagcaactccggatccgagctgcctctgcaacctacaccacagctcacggcaacgctagatccccaacccactgagcaaggccagggatcgaacccgcaacctcatggttcctaagtcagattcgttaaccactgagccacgatgggaactcccagaaaattttTGATAGAGAACATGTAAAGTCTTTTCTGTACCTCCACCACATAAAGCATGcagaaaaattctgaacaaaataagtaagattaaaaaacaaacaaaaaattgttcaGTGGGGAAAAAACGGATTCTTCAAATAACTCAGCCATAGGATGGGGAGGGGAATTTGGCACATGAGCATTgttttcacaatttaaaatgattatttttgtttttttgtttttaaattttattgttattattattagtagtagtagcagtagtagtagtattggccacagcatgtggcagtttgatgtgggatctcagttcccaggccagggatcgaaccctgggccacagcagtgaaagtgctgaatcctaaccactagaccaccagggaactccctaaaatgattATTTCTTCTTAGTAGATCTGGGATTTCACATACACTCTTAGGATGGGAAATGGCTTTCCCAGCGTGAATGCAAGGACCAGGAAACTTTCTGTAAAGGATCTGAGAGTAAAAATTCTCAGCTTTGCAAACCATAAAGACTCCATAGCAACTACTCGATTCTGCCCTCACAGTGCAAAAGCAGCCAAGACAACACACAAAGGAAGAAGAATTTGTTTATTtgcaataaagctttatttacaaaagcaggtggTGGGCCAGATTGCATCCATACTTTGCTGATGCCTGCTCTAAAGCCAGAATCCAAAGGGAAAGAGGTTTTGTTGCACGATTACAAATATCTTTCTTGTAAAACCAGCCCATAAAAAATTAGGACAATGAACTGAGAAAAATTACTTGTAGCACATATGATTGATAAAGAGCTAGATTCTTCACTTGGAAAAATATTCATCgcaaagaaaagaagacaaacgCTCTGATAGAAAAGTCTGTAAAGAACTTTCCATTTAGTTCCACGATACATGGAACTTTGGTTACAGTTGTCTGATgactttccctcctttttttttttttttttactttttagggcagcacctgcagcatatgaaagttcccaggctaggggtccaataggagctacagctgctggcctacaccacagccacaggaatgccagatccgagcctcctctgcaacctacatcacagctcatggcaacgctggatccttaacccactgagtgaggccagggaccaaacccgcatcctcatggatcctagttgggtttgttaaccgctgagacacaaagggaagtCCCAACTTGCCCTCATTTTTATACCTTTATGgattggttgaatttttttttattgttcataaCAGGTAGTGATAGCCATGATGAGCACTACAATATACTGATTTTTGGGGGGAGCCATCACTCCCAAATCCGGAGGTCTATGgatatcttattttataaaagagaatttgttttggctacacccacagcatgtggaagttcgcaggtcagagatcgaacccaaaccacagcagtgcaacaccagatccttcacctgttgagccaccagtgaactcctaaAAAAAGGGAGATCTTTTAGAACAACAGAATTGGCCAAAACAGAGGCCAAGAGAGTCACGAATGTAGGCGCAGGGCTGCTGACAGGCTGTAAACAGAGGCTACCTTTTCAGGGGGCGGTGGGCTGAGGTGGGTGCAGGTCAGCAGGAGGATGGCATCAGAGGACGGCCTGGAGACAACTCGCCATCTCAGGTCCAGGcggatccccacccccaccctgaagTGGCGGTGCCAGGGTTCTAGGTGAGGGACTCTAAAAGCGGGCCCACccggtcctgctgtatagcacagggaaccacatccaatcacatgtgatggaacatgatggaagataaagtgagaaaaagaatgagtatatgtgtgtatatatgactggggcactttgctgtatgcagaaattgacagaacattgtaaattgactataataaacaaattaaaaaaaagaagtaaacacgTGCACATCCGACCCACTGACCCGGGCAGCCCCGCTGGGCCAGAGGATCCGGGACCACAGTTGTGTCTGTGTGCAGCTCAACCATCCCTGATGTGCCCCCTCCTCTCTGGTCCCTTCAGCGTGACACCAGTGTCACTGTCCACATGTGGCAGATGGCAGTGCACCCCCAGACACCCAGGTTCTCCATCCATCTGCCCGTGACCGGGCTGCCCCTCAAGTGGGAGCTCTGCCCTGGGCGACGCTACCGAGCAGCGGATTCCAGACTCTGGCAAATAGTGGACCATGGCCTGGTAGGTGCGTGGCAACCCAGGTGAGGGGGATGGGCATTGAGGAGTGACTGCGGGGGTGCAGAgtggggcgtggggtgggggcctCCCTTCCCTGGGCTCCTGAAATCCACAAACCCAGGTTCCCGTTTAATTGGATGGAAGAGCCTCTCTCTCCCAAGGGCTCTGATCACAGCTCCCCCTTCGGCAGATCAACTCCAGGGAACAGCTGATCCTAAGGCTTCGGCCGAGAGGGCAGGAGTGAGGATGGGAAGCCGCTGATGGGCTGGTATGTCAGGCTGGGAGCCTCTCAGTGTGGACAGCAGACACCAGCAAGGAGGCCACTCCTCTCTACAGGAAGGCAGTGCTGGCCGCCGTGCCCCTGTGCTGTTCCCCCAGCTTCTCTTACACACTCAGCACCCCTTAACTTCCCCTCCCAACCCCCTTGGATGTGGCTTGCACCGCGGACAGACCCCCAGTATGTTCACAAAGTGCCGTATAACAGCcatcatttaattctcaagaCTTCCAGGTAATGGGACATATTAATGTCCCATGTTACAGATGGGAAGACACGCTCTCAGAGCTGGAACAGTCGAGGTCAAGCCTGAATCCCGTGAGCCTGGATCTCTAGGTCTGCCCGTGGCACCAGGCCACTGCAAGTCCAGTCAATGGCAGTGATCTTCAGAGATCCTGCActctccccgcccccctgccccccgggcCTTCTCCCAGAGATTGGCAGCAGCTTGAACTGCACAGAGGCCCGAAGCAGGGCCTGCCCTCCCTTTCTGGCCCTGCCTAGACTGGGCACCCACCCTTTTCCTCCAAGGTACCCTGACTGTCACCTTTTGTCCTCTGCCAGGTCCTGCTGGCCCTGTGATCTTCGGCGAGGATTTTTCTGCCCCCGCCCTCTGACTGGCACACCCAACATGGCCTTCCTGGGGGAGCAGGAGGCAGCTGGGCCCATGTCCACTCTGCGTTCTCTGTCTTCCTCGGTCTGTGCTCAGGGTGCCCTGCCGTGGCTCCTCTTCCCCCCTTTTGTCCCTCAGGTTGTCATTCCAGGTGCCACTTCCCCAAACCCCTCCCCTGTTCGCCCACCCCACTGCCTGGGCCCCTAGCACAGCCTGTGATTGGAAACTTGGCCCGCAGCTCCGCTCTGCCTCAGCCAGGGAGTGGCTCGGAGGGACCCAGGTCTTGGACTCACATGCCCTGTGGACGTCCGTTCTGCTGACACTTCAACCCCGAACAGATCAAGTGCTGAGCAGGCTGCCAAGTCCTGAGCTTCAGTTAGCCCATCAGCACAAGAGGAGGGTTGGCCAGGGGGCGGGGGATGGACTTGGCCTGTGGTTCTCCTGCTTCATCAGTTGATCGGCTCAGGGAAATGATGCTGGTCCAGGAGGGTCCCCCCCCAGTCCTGATTGATTAAACTTTGCTGCTCGTTGTCAACTTCTCTGCTGAATCAAAGCTTATCTTAAACTGGCCCCTaggattcccgtcgtggtgcagtggaaatagaTCCGActagaggttgtgggtttgatccctggcctcgctcagtgggttaaggatctggcattgccatgagctgtggtgcaggtcacagatgcggcttggatttggtgtttctgtgtcatacacaggctggcagctgtagctcggatgagacccctagtctgggaacctccatacgctgcaagtgcagccctaaaaagcaaaaaacaaaaacctggctTCTAGTGCAGAAAAGCAGTGGCTGGCACCtagcataaaattataattattggagttcccgtcgtggtacagcagaaacgaatctaagaactatgaggttgcgggatcaatccctggcctcactcagtgggttgaggatccagcgttgctgtggctgtggtgtaggccggcagctatagctccgattcaacccctagcctgggaccctccatatgctgtggttgtggccctaaaaagacaaacaaaaaaatttgtaatGATCCCATTGGTGTTTTTCCACATGGAGAAGGAAGTTGGGACTGGCCCGCTGCAGCAGGAGGCCAGTGGTGGGGGGTCAGGAAGTGGAGACAAGTGTGGGCTCTTTGCGAGGCTCTGCTGTGAAAGGCAAAGACCGTGGCGGCAGCTGCAGAGGAGCCAGCAGAAGGCGTGCGCTGTCGTGCAGGTGACAGTCACCTGGATGTCTTTGCAGGGGAGATGGGATGACAAGGACAGTCCTTGGGCAGGGAGGGCTGCAGGGAGGTGCCGACCGGGTCTTGCCTTTGGAACCAGAGGGAAGAGGACAGTGCAGACATAGGGCAGGGTGACAATTTAGTGGCGGCGAAAAGAGGGAACTCGCTCCCACCATTCACCAGTCACGAGAAGAGATCACCGATGGATTAAAGTCCTAACCTTCAAGCCGAATCTGTAAAATGACTCAAGAAAGTGCAGAGAAATAGGTTCATCATCTTGGAGGAGGAAATACCTTAAACGGGACGCAGAAAGTGAAAGAGGGGGTAAAGCGGACAATTCACTTTCTCAAAGTCAACATTTTCTGGGACACAAGGTGCTAAGAAGCAAGGCCGGAAATGCCAGGATGAGATACAAAGCCCTAGGATGCAGACTGTGTAGAGGACGCCTTGAAAtcctcaggaaaagaaaagtggGCAAATGCCAGGAATTAGCTATTTACAGACCAGGAGACAGGCGAGCATTGGGAAGTGCAGATTTTAGAATTCAGACATGTGTGTCCTTGATTTTGGCAGAAGTGAAGCCTTGGTGGGCATGTGATAGGAGCGGCCTGTGGTAAATGCTCTGGAGGCTTGGAGGACCCCTCAGAAGCATTTGTCAAAgttttaaatgggagttcccgtcgtggcttagcggaaacgaatctcactagtatccatcaggatgcaggttcgatccctggccttgcttagtgggttaaggatccagtgttatcatgagctgtggggtaggtcacagagatggcgcagatcctgtgttgctgtggctgtggtgtaggatggtggcacctctgattccacacctagcctgggcacctccatatgccgcaggtgcggccctaaaaagcccggAAAAAATATTGCACAAGGAGCCATAACCTAGAGTATTGACTGAGAGCAGGGTTTCCAAGCGGAGCGCCGAGGACACTTGGGGCCAGATAATTCCTTGTCAGGAAAGGCTGTCCTATGCACCATTGATGTTTGGCTGAGTCCCTGGTTTCCCATGAAGTACAGGTAGCAGCCCCTTGCCCCCATCCCAAGGGTGTGTCCcttgctgggggggtgggggtggcaaaaTTTCCCTGGTTGGGAACCACTGCCCTAGAAAAACTCTTGCacgagagggaaggagagggagtgtgGTGACCAGGCTCAAGCCCACCCTGGAGAGGTGGTTAAGGAAAGGGAGACCCGTGAGCGAGCTTAGAAGCTTGTGTGGTCTGATGAGCTGGCTCCTTAGAAAACCCTTCTCCCCTCAGATCGCCTTCCCCTCCCCGCTGCCCTCCTGTGGGCCTGAGGTGGGTGGCGCATGGGATGCAGGAAGGACCAGGATGGAATCCGGGAGGACAACCTGGTCCAAACTCCCTGCTCCGTCCCAGCAGCAGAGGCGGCAGGCTCTCCTTTGCCTCCCCTACGTCTCTTTGAGCTCAGTGCCTGAAATGCTCAAGGACCAGAAAAATCTGGAAATCTCTCCACAGGATGGCAGCCCAGCTGGCAGGGGTGCCATCCTGCTGCAGGGTCCAAGCACACATGTCAAAAGCCTTTGATCTCGATCCATTTCCTCAGAACAGAGTCTGCGTCTTCCCACCCCCCCCTCCAGGAAGTGGATGCCACCTGCCATCGGGGCAGAGGCTTGGTGTGCGAGAAAGCAAGAGAAGCACATCAGAGTTAAAATCCTTCCCGGGGCATATCCAGGAGAGCTGCATGGCGATGACGTGGGTGAGTTGTTCAAGGTCGTCCACGTGCCCTCCTTCACCCTCTGTGTGGTTCCCGAACGTGTGTCCTCTGACTTGGGGACGGGGTGAGATCTGTGCAGGTGCCTCCTTAAAGCCTGGACCTAACAAGTCTCACCGTTTGCTTTGGAGCACGGTGAGAAAACACCTCCCAGCTCCACCTGCCGGGAACCAAAGACTAAAAGCAGCTACTAGGGAGCGTAAGGACATTGAGTGATGAACAAAGGAGAGGCTGCCCCAAAGAACATGGGGgtaaattactttttttgtaaAGGGTGGTAGGCAGCAACTGGTGGTTTCAAGACTACGTACAGGAGTCTGGGGGTCACCCTGTATGTCGGAATTACTGACAGCGAAGGATGCTCTGGAGGACTGATCCTTCTCCTCGTCGGCCAAAGCCAGAGGCGATGAGGGAAACCCTGCAGGACCCACGTGGCCGATGCACTGACCAATGGGAGCAGATGCTGGGCACATGCCCCAGACGTCTGCATCCTGGTGAGCCCAGCTCCTCTCAAGCTGTGTCACCCACTGCACATCACCCCCGTGGGGACCTAGACTTTAGGTGCCCTCTTTCCGGGGGCCATTCTGCtcattgtgtgtctgtgtctccttgAGTCTGGGAGCATCTTGAGGGCATCTGGCCAAGTTCCATCAACATTTATAGAACCTCAAGTCTGTGCCAGGCCCTATGGTGAGTTTTAGGGCAGAGAAATGGGCAGCAATCCATCTCTGCCCATGGGGTACCGTCTGGCCACAGAAACCAAGCGCCCGCCCAAGGGACTGTGCTTCAGGGCTGGGTTCAAGCGAGGCCAATGGAGGTGCGACgagaggagaagggggtgggTGCCATGCAGCTGGGGGGAcccagggaggcttcctggaggaagaagcAGGGTAGAAAAAGGCCCTTTACACgatgccctccacccccacagcaCTTTACGTTACAGATTCAGAGTGAAATGCACACTCTGATGTGAAAGCTTGATCCTGAAAGTGAGCCCAGGAGGCAGGTCGAGCAGAGCTACCTCTATTGCTCCAGACGAGGAACTCGGGCCTCAGCAATGTGCCCTGGTCCGTACTCCGCAGGCAAAGCTGGGGCTGGAGCTCAGGCCTCCTGGCTCCCCATCCCAGCTCTCCCCCTCTGCCCAGCCAGGCAGGGGCTGTGGGAACAGAGAAACAGGAAGGGAGACAGAGATTCAGGGTCAGTAAAGTGATCAGTGGGATTGCGGATGCTGAGTTGCAGGTGCAAGTGGAATATCCAGTTGGACTTCCCAGTGAGGATGCGTCATGTGGGACCAGAGGAAGATCTGGGCTTGAATCCAAGACTAGGCCGGGAAGTGGTCATCGGAGCAGAAGAAAGGACTACCTGGGGGCAGAGCCCGGCAAACTCTCTGCACAGAGGCCACGTGGGAAATATTTTTGGCTCTGCAGGCCATGTGGTACGTGTAGCAACTTCACAACCCTGctgttgtagcatgaaagcagccccACATGACATATCACAAGTAGGCAGGGccgtgttccagtaaaactttaccTACCGAAATActcagcagggagttcccgttgtagcttagcagtaatgaacccgactcgtatccatgaggttgcgggttcaattcctggccttgctcagtgggttaaggatccggcattgctgtgagctgtggtgtaggtcacagatgcagcttggatcctgcgtggctgtggctctggtgtagacgggcagctgcaacgctgatttgacccctagcctgggaacttccatatgcggcgggtgtgACCTTGAAAGgacaagacaaacaaaccaaaaaatcactCAGCATTCACTAGCCAGAGTGTACTGATCCCTGATCTAGGGAACAAGTACGacaagccaaaagaaaaatgccaGGTTTTAAGCATGACAGCGGAAGAATCCACAAAGGAAACTAAGTAGAAGAATCAAAAAGATCCACCATGGAAGGCAGCCAGTTGCAAGCAAGAGAAAAATGTCTGAGGGATGTGGAGAATGAGAAAAGGagtttgaaaaaggaaatataaccttcctcattattatttttttgtctttttgccatttcttgggccactccctcaacatatggagattcccaggctaggggtcgaattggagctgtagctgtctgcctatgccagagccacagcaccgcaggatccgagccgcttctgcaacctacaccacagctcacagcaacgctggatccttaacccactgagcgaggccagggatccaacctgcaacctcatggttcctagtcagagtcattaaccactgagccacgatgggaactcctataaccttCCTCTTAAAGAGGCCAGATGGCCAAGAAAACAAGGCACCGCCTTAGGCCACAGCCCCAGGGGACATCCCCCACTCGAGGGGACGGCGCGGTGCCCCCAGGGCTGTGCATCATGGTgccacactcccctccccccatgacaTATAATCACACAGAACATAGCCAATAAAAGAGAATGACCAAAGTCGAGAAAACACCCCCACTGACTAAGTCCACAGGGACCTTGTCCCTTGGCATTTCACAGCATGGCAGTCACTACCCTCAAGACTTTGTGGACTTGACCTGATGAGCAGGAAATGGTCCAATTTGTAATGTTTAATTTCCTTGTAAGAAAAATGTACTTATGTCACACTTGTGCAAATAAAGCTGATATTAAAGAAGTGGAAAACAACCCCTCCCACCGAAAAATAATCACAGACGGCTCTCCACCTACGTTTCATCACTGCCACTACCTTGGCATCGTCCAATTTCCCACCTGGACCAGAAGGTGACAAACTGTAGCCTATGGACCCAGTCCAGCCaggcactttttttaaaaaaaatggctgcacctgccacatggaAGTGCCtggttcccggggccagggactgaccctaagctgcagctgcaacctatgccacagctgtggcaacaccagatcttttaacccactgcgccaggctggggaatgaacccacggctctgcagcaaccagagccgctgcagtggggttcttaaccctctgtaccacagcgggaactccaggcaccTGTTTTGATAACTGAAGCTGTTATTACCTCCCAGCCATGCTCATCTTTGTGTATTGCCTATGGCTGCCTTCCACACCAGTGGCCACTGTGTAGCTATGACAGAGAATTTTAGGGCCCcctaaagccaaaaatatttactatctgatccTTTTTCagaaagtttgccaacctctgcccTCGACACCCTCCCTGGTGTCTCTGCATCCAGGCCTGTCCCTCTATAATTCATCCTTTGCACCCCAGCAGGAGGTGAGTCAGACCGGTCACCCCTTGGCTCCCCAAGGTGCTTAGCACGAAATTCTCATCCTGGCCACGAAGGCCCTGCTCTGCCCCCTTGATTCAAGCTCAGGAGTGCGGGGCTCTTGTCTTGTTCTCCTTAATGAGAACTTTCACTGTTTTACTTAAACGAAGCACTTCATGGCTTCTCTTTGGCAGATTCAAATTGCCAGCATCACCACTCTTGTGCTTTGAGCCATTATTAATAAAATCGGGGTCACTTAACACAAGCCCTGCGACACCACAATAACTGATCTGAAAACTGAGGTGGCCACTCCGTGACAAATGGCCGGGACATGCTGGCCAAAGGGGTGATTCCTGGCCCATGCAGGACGGTGTGAGAATTCCTCAAGCTACAGAACAGCCCGCGATTTAAAACTCTTGGAACTGTTCCAAGGcctgtgaatctctttctgttttgtagataagtgaatttgtatcttttttcagattccacatgtaagtgatgtcatgtgctacgtgtctttctctgcctctgccttcacTTAGTCgtatcatctctaggtccactgatgttgctgcaaatggcattatttcattcttttaaaaaatgctgtttttattatggctgagtaatattccattttatatatgtatcacatcttctacagactttgaaaacacacatacaggagttcccgtcgtggcgcaatgtttaacgaatccaactgggaaccatgaggttgcggattcgatccctggccttgctcagtgggttaaggatctggcattgccgtgagctgtagtgtaggtcgaagatgcggctcggatcccacactgctgtggctgtggtgtaggccagcagctaaaactccgattagacccctagtctgggaacctccatatgctgcaggagtggccctagaaaaggcaaaaagccgcccccccccaaaaaaaagaaaaacacagttacccaaggggacaggttgggaggagggatgggttggggatttgggattggcatatgcacactgttttttgttttttttttttttttgtctttttgctatttcttgggccgctcacgcggcatatggaggttcccacgccaggggtccaatcggagctgtagccaccggcctacgcaagagccatagcaacgcaggatccaagccgcgtctgcaacctacaccacagctcacggcaacgccggatccataacccactgagcaagggcagggaccgaacccgcgacctcatggttcccagtaggattcgttaaccactgtgccacgacgcgaa from Sus scrofa isolate TJ Tabasco breed Duroc chromosome 7, Sscrofa11.1, whole genome shotgun sequence encodes:
- the TCL1B gene encoding T-cell leukemia/lymphoma protein 1B isoform X2; the protein is MAAEASPPLGSPPSCLSFQRPGIYEDEKGRTWMTVVLRINPSHQVLGRNSPGSTRDTSVTVHMWQMAVHPQTPRFSIHLPVTGLPLKWELCPGRRYRAADSRLWQIVDHGLVGPAGPVIFGEDFSAPAL
- the TCL1B gene encoding T-cell leukemia/lymphoma protein 1B isoform X4; this translates as MAAEASPPLGSPPSCLSFQRPGIYEDEKGRTWMTVVLRINPSHQVLGRNSPGSTRDTSVTVHMWQMAVHPQTPRFSIHLPVTGLPLKWELCPGRRYRAADSRLWQIVDHGLVLLAL
- the TCL1B gene encoding T-cell leukemia/lymphoma protein 1B isoform X3, with the translated sequence MAAEASPPLGSPPSCLSFQRPGIYEDEKGRTWMTVVLRINPSHQVLGRNSPGSTRDTSVTVHMWQMAVHPQTPRFSIHLPVTGLPLKWELCPGRRYRAADSRLWQIVDHGLINSREQLILRLRPRGQE
- the TCL1B gene encoding T-cell leukemia/lymphoma protein 1B isoform X1, encoding MAAEASPPLGSPPSCLSFQRPGIYEDEKGRTWMTVVLRINPSHQVLGRNSPGSTRDTSVTVHMWQMAVHPQTPRFSIHLPVTGLPLKWELCPGRRYRAADSRLWQIVDHGLVDQLQGTADPKASAERAGVRMGSR